CGATTTTGGGTCAATTGTACGATTGAGACAGATTGTAATTTATTCAATAACGTACAGCCCGTCAAAAACTGATTTCCGGCTTAAAAAACTTTCCGTAAAATGACCCATTTATGGAAAGTTTAAGGTTGCCTATAAACCATAAAATGTAACAGGAATATATAGAATATCATTGATTTATAAAAAGATGCTATGTGCAATCATTGAAGGATTTCCGTATTGAAAGAACGATGAACTCTTATGAATGATAACGATATCAAAATGCTGCTGTGCTTGCCAAAACGGATTATAAATCCGGGAGCACGTATCAAGGATCAGCGCGGTTCTAGGCAGTTGAATTACGACATTGAGGGAGCAGACGGTCAAATATTCCGGCTTTTTATCCGGCAGAATTTGCGCATAGACGCGTCGTTTTCTTGTGGCTTGCTCTTCATTTCTCCGTCTGGAGAGTCATTAACGTTGACTCGTTACAACGGTGGTGATCATGACCATTCCAACCCTTTGGATGCGTCAGAAAAACTGTTGATGACGCCTCACATCCATGTGGCTACTGAACGGTATCTTGCCGCGAGTCGTAAAGCTGAACATTTTGCCGAAGCTACTGATCGATATATCGATCTGATCGGTGCCGTTCGTGCCTTGGTGAATGACTGCCATATCGATGGTGTCGATTTTGAATTGTTGAAGAGGTTTTCATCGTGAATGTCGCTGAACTCAAAACTTCGCTATGCGAAAGTCTGTGTCAGGAGGTATCGGTTACTGAACGGGCTCAGAGCTATGCTATTTCTTTACCACTGGCAGGTCGTGATGGAGATTCTTTTACCGTTTATATCCGTCCGGTGAAGGTGGGGTGGCGAGTTTCAGATATGGGCGCAACCTTAATGCGCCTGAGTTATGAAAATGATCTTGGTAAACTGTTGAGCGGTGCGCGTGAACGCTTATTCAATACCATATTAATGGAGGCTGGCGTACACGAGGACGATGGGGAATTGTTCCTGGAGGTCCCCGCGAATGCATTACCTTATGGTCTCTTCACCCTTGGCCAAGGCATGACGCGGGTGGAAGGCTTGAGTTTGTGGACGCGCAATCGAGTTGAAAGCTCGTTTTACGATGACCTCGAATTGATTATTCGTACAACGGTGCCCGTGCCGGACGAAAACGTGATCGAGAACTATAGCGTGCCTGAAATTGC
This Gammaproteobacteria bacterium DNA region includes the following protein-coding sequences:
- a CDS encoding conserved hypothetical protein (Evidence 4 : Unknown function but conserved in other organisms) codes for the protein MNDNDIKMLLCLPKRIINPGARIKDQRGSRQLNYDIEGADGQIFRLFIRQNLRIDASFSCGLLFISPSGESLTLTRYNGGDHDHSNPLDASEKLLMTPHIHVATERYLAASRKAEHFAEATDRYIDLIGAVRALVNDCHIDGVDFELLKRFSS
- a CDS encoding DUF1828 domain-containing protein, whose amino-acid sequence is MNVAELKTSLCESLCQEVSVTERAQSYAISLPLAGRDGDSFTVYIRPVKVGWRVSDMGATLMRLSYENDLGKLLSGARERLFNTILMEAGVHEDDGELFLEVPANALPYGLFTLGQGMTRVEGLSLWTRNRVESSFYDDLELIIRTTVPVPDENVIENYSVPEIANSQDYPIDFFIKTCGRPLYLFGVNNRDKVRLTTIVLQHLVQCRHNFDSMVVYSNVDEIPQPDAKRLMNAANDTVASINDVDVIKQKIVHRLAT